A window of the Roseovarius sp. S88 genome harbors these coding sequences:
- a CDS encoding MFS transporter, whose protein sequence is MQKSTPLFTPVLIAGGLILLVSFAIRSSFGVFQIPIAEEFGWLRAEFSLAIAIQNLAWGIGQPIFGAIAEKIGDRKAIIIGTLLYAAGLVLSSFAVTPEAHQFYEVLVGFGVAGTGFGVILAIVGRASSDENRSMSLAIAAAAGSGGQIVGPPIAEALLAVMPWQSVFVLFAVAILGVLLLLPMLRAPSDAGPAALEESLSQMLGRAFRDPSYTLIFLGFFSCGYQLGFITAHFPAFVTEVCGPIEPGSLLHGMGVTTTSALGAMAIALIGAANIGGTLLAGWLGKSYSKKYLLAGIYTGRTLIAAVFILLPVTPTSVVLFSIGMGSLWLATVPLTSGLIAHIYGLRYMGTLYGIVFFSHQLGSFLGIWLGGRMYDVFGDYNLVWWIGVGVGAFSAIVHLPIRERALQTPQPA, encoded by the coding sequence ATGCAGAAGTCGACACCCCTCTTTACCCCGGTTCTGATTGCAGGCGGCCTGATCCTTCTGGTGTCCTTCGCAATCCGCTCTTCCTTTGGTGTGTTTCAAATTCCCATCGCCGAAGAGTTCGGTTGGCTTCGTGCTGAATTCAGTTTGGCCATCGCTATACAGAACCTCGCGTGGGGCATTGGTCAGCCGATCTTTGGCGCGATTGCTGAAAAGATTGGCGACCGAAAGGCCATCATCATCGGCACACTCCTCTATGCCGCAGGCCTTGTGCTGTCGTCCTTTGCGGTCACGCCAGAGGCGCATCAATTCTATGAGGTTCTTGTTGGCTTCGGAGTGGCAGGAACCGGGTTTGGTGTGATTCTGGCCATTGTGGGTCGTGCCAGCAGCGACGAGAACCGCTCGATGAGCCTGGCCATTGCCGCTGCTGCCGGATCCGGCGGACAGATTGTCGGCCCTCCTATCGCAGAGGCGCTCTTGGCGGTCATGCCCTGGCAAAGCGTTTTCGTCCTCTTTGCGGTAGCAATTCTGGGGGTTCTGCTATTGCTGCCGATGTTGCGTGCGCCAAGTGACGCTGGTCCCGCGGCTCTCGAAGAATCCCTGAGCCAGATGCTGGGCCGCGCTTTTCGCGATCCCAGCTATACACTCATATTCCTGGGCTTCTTCTCCTGCGGCTATCAGCTTGGGTTCATCACCGCGCATTTCCCAGCCTTCGTCACCGAGGTTTGCGGCCCTATCGAGCCGGGCAGCCTCTTGCACGGCATGGGTGTGACAACAACATCCGCGCTGGGCGCGATGGCGATTGCGCTTATTGGCGCGGCCAATATCGGCGGCACGCTTCTGGCAGGATGGTTGGGCAAGAGTTACTCTAAAAAATACCTTCTGGCCGGGATTTATACCGGCAGAACCTTGATCGCTGCGGTGTTCATTTTGCTGCCCGTGACACCGACGTCCGTCGTCCTGTTTTCCATTGGCATGGGATCCCTTTGGCTGGCCACTGTGCCGCTGACCAGCGGGTTGATCGCGCATATCTACGGGCTGCGCTACATGGGCACGCTCTACGGGATTGTGTTCTTTAGCCATCAGCTTGGAAGCTTTCTTGGCATTTGGCTCGGCGGGCGCATGTATGACGTTTTTGGGGATTACAATCTTGTTTGGTGGATTGGTGTCGGCGTCGGGGCTTTTTCGGCCATTGTACATCTCCCCATCCGGGAACGCGCCTTGCAAACACCTCAGCCGGCCTGA
- a CDS encoding alpha/beta fold hydrolase produces the protein MIWWVLIGLVALVVFGPFMLDLTRPGMNRAAQASAPGAFADLPKGRVHYQWLGADEGPVAVCVHGLSTPSFVWGPVAEHLGGLGFRVLVFDLYGRGYSDRPRGEQDGAFFNAQLNALLEHQGVEDDITLLGYSMGGAIVARYAAEHPDRLRQLCLIAPAGLGHDLGSIADLITKYEWFGRWVTYAFFSKVLRQGIESERSTPAAIPDIYDMQTAETRRRGFAHAMWSSLRGVLDEDLEPAHRAIAKAGIPVLAIWGREDDVIPISGLGKLAEWNRAARHEVIEGAGHSLTYTCVEDVGKALDLLKR, from the coding sequence ATGATCTGGTGGGTTTTGATTGGGCTCGTGGCGCTTGTTGTTTTCGGACCGTTTATGCTCGACCTGACACGCCCCGGAATGAACAGGGCGGCGCAGGCATCTGCGCCGGGGGCGTTTGCGGACCTGCCGAAAGGCCGGGTGCACTATCAATGGCTGGGTGCCGATGAGGGGCCGGTTGCCGTCTGTGTGCATGGACTGAGCACGCCGTCCTTTGTGTGGGGGCCTGTGGCTGAACATCTGGGGGGCCTGGGGTTTCGGGTGTTGGTTTTTGATCTCTATGGGCGAGGGTATTCTGATCGCCCACGCGGTGAGCAGGATGGCGCGTTTTTCAATGCACAACTCAACGCGCTTTTGGAACACCAAGGTGTAGAGGACGACATCACGTTGCTGGGGTACTCCATGGGCGGTGCGATTGTCGCGCGCTATGCAGCAGAGCATCCAGACAGGCTGCGGCAACTTTGCCTAATCGCGCCTGCAGGCCTGGGGCACGACCTGGGTTCCATCGCCGATCTTATTACCAAATACGAGTGGTTCGGTCGTTGGGTGACCTATGCGTTTTTTTCCAAAGTCCTCAGACAAGGGATCGAGTCCGAGCGGAGCACACCTGCGGCCATTCCGGATATCTATGACATGCAAACCGCCGAAACCCGCCGCCGTGGATTTGCTCACGCCATGTGGTCATCGCTGCGCGGTGTTCTGGATGAGGATCTGGAACCGGCGCATCGCGCCATTGCCAAGGCGGGTATCCCTGTCCTGGCGATCTGGGGACGCGAGGACGATGTGATCCCTATCTCCGGGCTGGGTAAGCTGGCTGAATGGAACCGGGCTGCGCGTCATGAAGTCATCGAAGGTGCGGGGCACTCGCTCACATACACATGCGTCGAGGATGTCGGAAAAGCATTGGACTTGCTGAAGCGCTGA
- the zapE gene encoding cell division protein ZapE, translating into METLIERYERLVSEGVLTRDDAQEAVIPQFERIREELAKPVKKGLFRKKTEAPMGLYLWGGVGRGKSMLMDMFVETLTVPNRRVHFHAFMQEIHAGLHKAREEGAEDALLPVAKSVSDNLRCLAFDEMQITDITDAMIVGRLFEALFEAGVAVVTTSNRVPDDLYKDGLNRQLFLPFIDLLKERMIVHEMVSPTDYRQGRLAGTPSYFTPINPEARAAIQSVWDDLTDGKGAPLTLVVNKRDVEIPAFHNGVARASFYDLCGRPLGAADYLALAQAARVLVLEDVPLLGRSNYNEAKRFVTLIDALYEAKVRIVCSAAATPEFLYIEGEGTFEFERTASRLREMQSDGWGDDA; encoded by the coding sequence ATGGAAACGCTGATCGAGCGATATGAACGGCTTGTCTCTGAGGGGGTTCTGACCCGCGATGACGCGCAAGAGGCGGTGATACCGCAATTTGAGCGTATCCGGGAGGAGCTTGCAAAACCGGTCAAGAAGGGGCTTTTCCGAAAAAAGACCGAGGCCCCTATGGGACTTTATCTCTGGGGTGGCGTTGGGCGTGGCAAATCCATGTTGATGGACATGTTCGTTGAGACGCTAACCGTGCCGAACCGGCGTGTGCATTTTCACGCCTTCATGCAAGAGATTCATGCCGGGCTTCACAAGGCGCGTGAAGAGGGGGCCGAGGACGCGCTTCTTCCGGTGGCGAAATCAGTTTCGGACAACCTGCGCTGTCTCGCCTTTGACGAGATGCAGATCACCGACATTACCGATGCCATGATCGTGGGACGTCTTTTTGAGGCGCTTTTTGAAGCTGGCGTTGCGGTTGTGACAACCTCGAACCGGGTGCCCGACGACTTGTACAAAGATGGGCTGAACCGTCAGCTCTTTTTGCCATTCATTGACTTGTTGAAAGAGCGCATGATCGTGCATGAAATGGTCAGCCCAACAGATTATAGGCAGGGGCGTCTGGCCGGAACACCCAGCTACTTCACGCCTATCAATCCCGAGGCACGCGCGGCCATTCAATCCGTTTGGGATGATCTGACAGACGGTAAGGGTGCGCCTTTGACACTTGTCGTCAATAAACGAGACGTCGAAATCCCCGCCTTTCACAACGGTGTGGCGCGCGCTTCGTTCTATGATCTGTGCGGACGGCCCTTGGGTGCCGCGGATTATCTTGCACTGGCACAGGCGGCGCGGGTTTTGGTGTTGGAAGACGTACCACTTTTGGGGCGTTCGAACTACAACGAAGCAAAGCGTTTCGTGACATTGATCGACGCGCTTTATGAGGCCAAGGTGCGCATTGTGTGTTCCGCGGCGGCCACGCCTGAGTTTCTCTATATCGAAGGCGAAGGTACATTTGAGTTCGAACGCACGGCAAGCCGCCTGAGAGAGATGCAATCCGATGGCTGGGGCGACGACGCATGA